In one window of Rhinopithecus roxellana isolate Shanxi Qingling chromosome 15, ASM756505v1, whole genome shotgun sequence DNA:
- the LOC104680759 gene encoding LOW QUALITY PROTEIN: DNA-directed RNA polymerase II subunit RPB1-like (The sequence of the model RefSeq protein was modified relative to this genomic sequence to represent the inferred CDS: deleted 1 base in 1 codon) produces MGKMSRGGQTRRHASGIQATAAVIPGEPRSVGPAEVCGQSLRSCTGSTRGHSSWTGNSRVCSSWTGSRMTHSLRSSSRACSSWTGNSRACSSWTGSSYRSHSPPWSPYRSHSPPWSPHRSHSLPWSPHRSHSPPWSPRRSHSWSRNRLAHSSTRACSSRQAHSSWSHSPHSRSHSPYSQSHSLHSRSHSPHSRSHSPHSRSHSPHSRSHSPHNWSHSLQSSHSSPWFWWIEGGAGRGAGERRWQVQVWSSLSPGSLYSCPGVCTDHMNTSVVVSAVSQAQVLFIISSPSYEPPSAQAKLYFPWFLNLASSS; encoded by the exons ATGGGAAAGATG TCCAGAGGAGGACAGACTCGGAGACATGCTTCAGGAATTCAGGCCACAGCTGCAGTCATTCCTGGAGAGCCCAGATCTGTAGGACCAGCTGAGGTTTGTGGGCAGAGCCTCAGATCTTGCACTGGCAGCACACGGGGACACAGCAGCTGGACTGGGAACAGCAGGGTTTGCAGCAGCTGGACTGGCAGCAGGATGACCCACAGcctgaggagcagcagcagggcTTGCAGCAGCTGGACTGGGAACAGCAGGGCTTGCAGCAGCTGGACTGGGAGCAGCTACAGGAGCCACAGCCCCCCTTGGAGCCCCTACAGGAGCCACAGCCCCCCTTGGAGCCCCCACAGGAGCCACAGCCTCCCTTGGAGCCCCCACAGGAGCCACAGCCCCCCTTGGAGCCCCCGCaggagccacagctggagcaggaaCAGGCTGGCACACAGCAGCACACGGGCTTGCAGCAGCAGACAGGCACACAGCAGCTGGAGCCACAGCCCCCACAGCCGGAGCCACAGCCCCTACAGCCAGAGCCACAGCCTCCACAGCCGGAGCCACAGCCCCCACAGCCGGAGCCACAGCCCCCACAGCCGGAGCCACAGCCCCCACAGCCGGAGCCACAGCCCCCACAACTGGAgccacagcctccagagcagccacAGCAGCCCATGGTTCTGGTGGATTGAGGGTGGAGCAGGTAGAGGAGCAGGTGAGAGG AGGTGGCAGGTGCAGGTGTGGAGCTCCCTGAGCCCCGGCTCTTTATATTCCTGCCCAGGTGTTTGTACTGATCACATGAATACGTCTGTTGTTGTTTCTGCTGTTTCACAGGCACAAGTGTTGTTTATAATCTCTTCACCGTCCTATGAGCCGCCATCAGCTCAAGCCAAGCTCTACTTTCCTTGGTTTCTAAATTTAGCCTCTTCCTCATAG